Proteins from one Malaya genurostris strain Urasoe2022 chromosome 2, Malgen_1.1, whole genome shotgun sequence genomic window:
- the LOC131432136 gene encoding uncharacterized protein LOC131432136, with amino-acid sequence MSGIPTIAITTECSDDEIEDVANLSINEAHTDTEDLIMEQDTVRFRKNTKNKNSMIEVIKPTVNGSVTDVEDCTDSDDYDDDGEGKSAKEADIVLDDFLDQGYTDETTQSDCKGEKPKTTSHISSVAPVTSSLQVFVDTSNALTDCEDMSDDGDDDSVEKSSIPDCPDDILMKDNENDAVAIHNVVRRRQDKHFHKQEAADESSSDSEVDTSVRHRKCHRRADDRPKSEYENFFISDDEKAGASALTPNRQAVLFDAEELVMESSDVEDDKTNQFPEINISFVCDDRSVHIKPIKKIRPSSLMVQAPNPDEALTDVENLDSSESDDDTELMGKRLLPIAVVRPGRGAAGGTTDVEDFNDSDDYDEQDQKPIVTNEFLPSPVREIAVVKHGESGNQRQNVMPLNQGMLTVRTPDVEQALTDVEDMSDNEDGEEMYDTSKYAIESLPEAVHDDVYSSDCTRANNVKLEVKKSTCEPITDTEDLFFERSASNSGSGSELRRRRKPKHAHGYGSSGHQFKGKKFLDMKLDSAQTANTDVEDLYLSDDAKDCGFERTKQRRATIQCLEATNDYDGKTDVEFLSGDELTNDCAFQSPQISHDGFSSITKTLERNGPTSERLLDAAPVPMIRRISPGPDTYYCNTDCEDIQVVSDGDDESYSRAQTATPMELTRALQESGSSEIYDTSSRPKSELLDVKGMVGGELQEIHTDVEFLEDDLGNAVEQ; translated from the coding sequence ATGTCAGGCATACCGACCATCGCCATCACAACGGAATGTTCCGACGACGAGATCGAAGATGTTGCTAATCTGAGCATCAACGAGGCTCACACCGACACAGAAGATTTAATCATGGAACAGGATACAGTTCGCTTTCGGAAAAATACGAAAAACAAGAATTCTATGATCGAAGTCATAAAACCAACTGTCAATGGGTCCGTTACAGACGTAGAGGACTGTACCGACTCGGACGATTATGACGATGATGGCGAAGGGAAATCGGCCAAGGAGGCGGATATCGTTCTGGACGACTTCCTAGATCAAGGGTACACGGACGAAACTACTCAATCGGATTGTAAAGGAGAGAAACCAAAAACTACGTCACACATCTCATCGGTGGCACCGGTGACTAGTTCACTGCAAGTCTTTGTCGACACTAGTAATGCACTCACGGATTGCGAAGACATGtctgatgatggtgatgatgactcTGTTGAAAAATCATCAATTCCGGACTGCCCGGATGACATACTAATGAAAGATAACGAGAATGACGCAGTCGCGATTCACAACGTAGTTAGACGTAGGCAAGATAAGCATTTTCACAAGCAAGAAGCTGCGGATGAGAGCTCATCGGATTCAGAGGTAGATACTAGTGTGCGCCATCGGAAGTGTCATCGACGAGCTGACGATCGTCCCAAGTCAGagtatgaaaacttttttatatcGGATGATGAAAAGGCTGGTGCAAGTGCTCTAACACCGAACCGTCAAGCGGTCTTGTTCGACGCAGAGGAACTGGTTATGGAGAGTAGTGATGTTGAGGATGATAAAACTAACCAGTTTCCGGAGATCAACATATCGTTCGTCTGTGATGATCGAAGTGTCCACATTAAACCAATTAAGAAAATAAGACCATCGTCTTTGATGGTGCAGGCCCCAAATCCAGATGAAGCACTAACGGATGTCGAAAATTTAGATTCCTCCGAAAGTGATGATGACACAGAACTAATGGGAAAGCGACTATTACCGATTGCCGTTGTTCGACCTGGCAGAGGCGCTGCAGGTGGCACTACTGACGTAGAAGATTTCAATGACAGTGATGACTATGACGAACAAGATCAAAAACCAATAGTCACTAATGAGTTTCTGCCTTCGCCGGTTCGAGAGATAGCCGTTGTCAAACATGGTGAATCGGGCAATCAGAGACAGAATGTAATGCCATTGAATCAGGGTATGTTGACAGTACGTACTCCGGATGTTGAGCAAGCGTTGACAGATGTTGAAGATATGTCAGATAATGAAGACGGTGAAGAGATGTATGACACTTCCAAGTACGCTATAGAATCTCTTCCGGAAGCGGTACACGATGATGTGTACTCTAGCGACTGTACACGTGCAAACAATGTAAAACTGGAAGTGAAGAAATCGACGTGTGAGCCAATTACGGATACTGAAGATCTGTTTTTTGAGCGAAGCGCTTCCAACAGCGGCAGTGGAAGTGAGCTGAGACGTCGCCGCAAACCGAAGCATGCGCATGGATACGGTAGCTCAGGCCATCAGTTCAAAGGAAAGAAATTCTTAGATATGAAACTCGATTCCGCTCAAACAGCGAATACGGATGTAGAGGATTTGTACCTGAGCGATGACGCTAAAGATTGTGGATTTGAACGTACAAAGCAAAGACGGGCAACAATACAGTGTTTGGAAGCTACAAACGACTACGACGGTAAAACTGACGTAGAATTTCTTTCCGGCGATGAACTTACCAATGATTGCGCATTTCAATCGCCCCAGATTTCACACGACGGATTTTCGTCGATTACAAAGACACTAGAACGAAATGGACCGACATCCGAACGACTGCTCGATGCGGCACCCGTTCCCATGATTCGTAGAATATCGCCTGGTCCTGATACATACTATTGTAATACGGACTGCGAAGATATTCAGGTTGTTTCCGACGGGGACGATGAAAGTTACTCCAGGGCACAGACGGCCACTCCGATGGAGTTGACTAGAGCCCTGCAGGAAAGTGGCAGTTCGGAGATTTACGACACAAGCAGCCGACCCAAAAGCGAACTGCTAGACGTGAAAGGCATGGTTGGCGGTGAACTACAAGAAATACACACCGATGTAgagtttctcgaagatgacttggGCAATGCCGTGGAACAATAA